A stretch of Prunus dulcis chromosome 6, ALMONDv2, whole genome shotgun sequence DNA encodes these proteins:
- the LOC117632588 gene encoding chaperone protein DnaJ isoform X1, whose protein sequence is MHGLALPLTPHPQPHTLFFFNLSSTSRSLLYLQNRPKTSIPIFGKADLNLLVFSSRSSTPSFSNFNRKRGRFVTLLRASRRESPYQVLGVSPSATNDEIKRAYRKLALKYHPDVNKEANAQEKFMRIKHAYNTLLSSKSRGKYDSNFGSDYSFSSSQRSQSKNSQDEEDFYGFGNFLRDVQITIEDFFKDLQEEFQNWEASASSQGKPKSLWEELGEIGEEFVEFLEKELNITDPEVEENNNKEGNPFRSSGTQRTGSGNQNEAGKGSSIEENIDEIEATLAQLKKELGL, encoded by the exons ATGCATGGATTGGCTCTGCCTCTAACACCACATCCACAGCCACAcaccctcttcttcttcaacctctCTTCGACTTCAAGATCTCTGCTTTACCTACAAAACCGACCCAAAACTTCGATACCCATTTTCGGAAAAGCTGACTTGAACCTCCTCGTGTTCTCTTCTCGGTCTTCCACTCCAAGTTTCTCCAATTTCAATAGGAAAAGAGGGCGCTTTGTTACCCTTTTGAGAGCGAGCCGCAGAGAGTCTCCTTACCAAGTTTTGGGTGTGTCTCCTTCTGCAACTAACGATGAGATCAAAAGGGCTTATCGGAAACTTGCTCTTAAGTATCATCCTGATGTTAATAAGGAG GCAAATGCTCAGGAGAAATTTATGAGGATTAAACATGCCTATAATACATTGTTGAGTTCTAAATCTCGGGGAAAATATGACTCGAATTTCGGATCTGACtattccttttcttcttctcaaagaagccaaagtaAGAACTCtcaagatgaagaagatttTTATGGATTCG GTAATTTTTTGAGGGATGTTCAAATAACAATAG AGGACTTCTTTAAAGACCTTCAAGAAGAATTCCAGAACTGGGAAGCAAGCGCTTCTTCACAAGGAAAACCGAAGAGTCTATGGGAGGAATTGGGA GAGATTGGAGAAGAATTTGTGGAATTTCTTGAGAAAGAACTCAACATAACGGATCCagaagttgaagaaaataacaataagGAAGGCAATCCTTTCAGAAGTTCTGGGACACAGAGAACTGGAAGTGGTAATCAAAATGAAGCCGGTAAGGGGAGCAGCATCGAGGAGAATATTGACGAGATAGAAGCTACTCTTGCCCAGTTAAAAAAGGAATTGGGATTATAG
- the LOC117630892 gene encoding pentatricopeptide repeat-containing protein At5g59600: MSMRRFKGQILPAARQNNPIIHRPFQSTPDYYTKLIETYARGRELHPARLLHAHLITIGSARSTHLASKLIALYAACGQIAHARKVFDKIPQTNIRRWFALIGAYARCGFYQQAIDVFWEMQRKVSRPNKIVIPSVLKACGHLSDLKTGKKIHAVVLRFSFEFDAFVSSALIDMYSKNGRVEKAQQVFDMMVEKDLVALNAMVSGFAQHGLAREALRLVEKMQLLGLKPNLITWNSLVSGFSQKGDEALAYRIFNLMLVNGIEPDIVSWTSVISGFVQNFQNNKAFHTFKQMLSHGLCPTSNTISSLLPACAAVTDVKRGKEIHAYALAIGVEEDVYVSSALVDMYAKCGFIYEAKALFCKMSQKNTVTWNSMIFGYANHGYCNEAIEHFNQMKMEDDKKLDYLTFMAVLTACCHAGMIELGESLFHLMQERYGIVPRLEHFACMVDLLGRAGKLTEAYDMINAMPMEPDFFVWGALLGACRNYGNIDLAEVAAKHLSELEPESAGNNLLLSSLYADSGSWGNVTRLKKMMMKNKLRKLPGRSWMEAA; this comes from the coding sequence ATGTCAATGCGTCGTTTCAAAGGCCAGATACTCCCAGCAGCTCGCCAAAACAACCCCATCATCCACCGTCCATTTCAATCAACCCCTGATTACTACACAAAGCTGATCGAAACCTACGCTCGTGGTCGAGAATTGCACCCGGCGAGACTTCTCCACGCCCATTTAATCACCATTGGCTCTGCTCGCTCGACCCATTTGGCTTCCAAGCTCATCGCTTTGTACGCTGCCTGCGGCCAAATAGCCCATGCTCGTAAAGTGTTCGACAAAATTCCCCAAACGAACATACGCCGCTGGTTTGCTCTCATTGGAGCCTATGCTCGTTGTGGGTTTTATCAGCAGGCAATCGATGTGTTCTGGGAGATGCAAAGAAAGGTCTCAAGGCCCAACAAGATTGTTATCCCCagtgttctcaaagcatgtgGACACCTCTCTGATCTTAAAACCGGTAAGAAAATACACGCCGTGGTGCTCCGCTTCTCGTTTGAATTTGATGCTTTTGTTAGCAGTGCGCTCATTGATATGTACTCAAAGAATGGGCGGGTGGAGAAGGCACAACAAGTTTTCGATATGATGGTGGAGAAAGATTTGGTGGCTTTGAATGCTATGGTTTCGGGTTTTGCTCAACATGGTTTGGCTAGAGAAGCATTGCGTTTGGTGGAGAAAATGCAGCTACTGGGATTAAAGCCCAATTTGATAACTTGGAACAGTTTGGTTTCTGGGTTTTCGCAGAAGGGCGATGAAGCATTGGCGTATCGAATTTTTAACCTAATGCTGGTTAACGGGATTGAGCCTGATATCGTATCTTGGACTTCGGTTATATCTGGGTTTGTGCAGAACTTTCAGAACAACAAAGCTTTTCATACATTCAAGCAAATGTTGAGTCATGGACTCTGTCCAACTTCGAATACTATTAGTAGCCTCTTGCCTGCTTGTGCAGCTGTGACGGATGTGAAGCGTGGGAAGGAGATTCATGCCTACGCGTTGGCGATaggagttgaagaagatgTATATGTGAGCAGTGCACTTGTTGACATGTACGCAAAATGCGGATTTATATACGAAGCAAAGGCATTGTTTTGCAAGATGTCTCAAAAGAACACGGTGACatggaattcgatgatttttGGATATGCGAATCATGGGTATTGTAATGAAGCAATTGAGCATTTCAACCAGATGAAGATGGAAGACGATAAGAAACTCGATTACTTGACTTTCATGGCAGTTCTCACAGCTTGTTGTCATGCCGGAATGATCGAACTTGGAGAAAGCTTGTTCCATTTGATGCAGGAAAGGTATGGGATCGTGCCAAGACTAGAACATTTTGCATGCATGGTTGATCTTCTAGGTCGAGCAGGGAAACTCACCGAGGCTTATGATATGATTAATGCAATGCCTATGGAGCCAGATTTCTTTGTATGGGGAGCGTTACTGGGAGCATGTCGGAATTATGGAAATATAGATCTTGCTGAAGTAGCGGCAAAGCATTTGTCGGAGTTAGAACCGGAGAGTGCAGGTAACAATTTGCTGTTGTCAAGTCTGTATGCTGATTCTGGCAGTTGGGGGAATGTTACAAggttgaagaaaatgatgatgaaAAACAAGTTAAGGAAACTTCCAGGACGCAGTTGGATGGAAGCTGCCTGA
- the LOC117630893 gene encoding transcription factor PCL1: protein MGEEVRMSEYEGGGSGGDDETRVLEWEAGLPSADDLTPLSQPLIPIELASAFSISPEPCRTAVDVNRASQKTVSTLRGAAHSQGFSSNYKSFDENRSDDVEPMVVEVDENDGYGNAGSDSRKSRKIDCTEEADSALRTENFSADDTSARALKRPRLVWTPQLHKRFVDVVAHLGIKNAVPKTIMQLMNVEGLTRENVASHLQKYRLYLKRMQGLSGDVGPSSSDQLFASTPVPQSLHQESGGGSSQAGQSLGHGNGQFSFSMPYPPTMMPMPVLGLTHGHGHMGMPGGGYHGFESHHYNMGSMVSYPHGAPNHK from the coding sequence ATGGGTGAAGAGGTGAGGATGAGCGAGTACGAAGGCGGTGGCAGTGGCGGCGACGACGAGACTCGAGTTCTCGAGTGGGAGGCGGGGCTGCCGAGCGCCGACGATCTCACGCCGTTATCTCAGCCGTTGATCCCAATCGAGCTCGCTTCTGCCTTCAGCATCTCGCCGGAGCCGTGCCGTACAGCCGTCGACGTCAACCGCGCATCGCAGAAGACGGTCTCGACGCTCCGCGGCGCCGCTCACTCTCAGGGCTTCTCTTCGAACTACAAGTCGTTTGACGAGAACCGCAGCGACGACGTCGAGCCGATGGTCGTCGAGGTCGACGAGAACGACGGGTACGGCAACGCCGGATCCGATTCAAGAAAGTCGCGGAAGATTGATTGTACGGAGGAGGCCGATTCGGCGCTGAGGACCGAGAATTTCTCGGCCGACGACACATCGGCGCGGGCGCTGAAGCGGCCGAGGCTCGTGTGGACCCCGCAGCTGCACAAGCGGTTCGTGGACGTGGTGGCCCACCTGGGGATCAAGAACGCGGTGCCCAAAACGATTATGCAGCTGATGAACGTTGAAGGCTTGACCCGAGAAAATGTGGCTAGCCACTTGCAGAAGTATCGGCTCTACTTGAAGAGGATGCAGGGGTTATCGGGCGACGTTGGGCCGTCGTCTTCGGACCAGCTTTTCGCGTCGACGCCGGTGCCGCAGAGCTTGCATCAAGAGTCGGGTGGCGGGTCGAGTCAGGCGGGTCAGAGCCTCGGGCATGGAAATGGGCAGTTTTCGTTTTCTATGCCTTACCCGCCTACAATGATGCCCATGCCGGTTCTCGGGTTGACCCACGGGCACGGGCACATGGGCATGCCGGGTGGCGGGTACCATGGGTTCGAGTCGCACCATTACAACATGGGTTCGATGGTTTCGTATCCACATGGTGCTCCAAATCACAAATGA
- the LOC117631823 gene encoding protein TOC75-3, chloroplastic, whose product MFAAAPSSSYLNPKPTIIPSSARTLSPPITYATASSSRRPIIKCHLSSPSSSSSSPLSQNPKPSSTHLKTLSKALAAASTVTLIFNLGSFNGNGNSGGGGGGFGGGGGDGLGGGGGDGFGGFWRRLLFGSQTAMADEPQSQEWDSHGLPANIVVQLNKLSGFKKYKVSEIFFFDRRRWTTVGSDDSFFEMVSLRAGSVYTKAQLQKELESLANCGMFEKVDLEGKTNPDGTLGVTISFTESTWQSADKFRCINVGLMPQSKPSEMDPDMTDKEKLEYFRNQEKDYKRRIDRARPCLLPAPVQREVLLMLREQGKVSARLLQKIRDRVQKWYQDEGYACAQVVNFGNLNTKEVVCEVVEGDITQLLIQFQDKLGNFVEGNTQIPVLKRELPRQLRPGYVFNIEAGKQALRNINSLSLFSNIEVNPRPDEKNEGGIIVEIKLKELEQKTAEVNTEWSIVPGRGGYPTLASLQPGGTVTFEHRNLNGLNRSILGTVNTTNFCNPQDDLAFKLEYVHPYLDGVYNPRNRTLRVSCFNSRKLSPVFTGGPGADEVPPIWVDRAGVKANITENFTRQSKFTYGLVMEEITTRDERSHICSNGQRVLPSGGVSEDGPPTTLSGTGIDRVAFLQSNITRDNTKFVNGAIVGQRNVFQVDQGLGVGSKFPFFNRHQLTLTRFFQLKEVEEGAGKPPPPVLVLHGHYGGCVGDLPSYDAFTLGGPYSVRGYSMGEIGAARNILELAAELRIPVKGTHVYAFAEHGNDLGSSKDVKGNPTEVYRRMGHGSAYGVGVKIGLVRAEYAVDHNSGSGAVFFRFGERF is encoded by the exons ATGTTCGCAGCGGCGCCCTCCTCCTCCTACCTCAACCCCAAGCCCACCATCATTCCCTCCTCTGCCCGCACCCTATCCCCACCCATAACCTACGCCACCGCCTCCAGCAGCCGCCGCCCAATCATCAAGTGCCACCTGTCATcgccttcttcttcctcttcctcacccctttcccaaaaccctaaaccctccTCCACCCACCTCAAAACCCTCTCCAAAGCCCTTGCAGCAGCGTCCACAGTCACCCTTATCTTCAATTTAGGATCTTTCAACGGAAACGGCAATTCCGGCGGCGGAGGAGGTGGGTTTGGGGGCGGAGGCGGTGATGGGTTAGGCGGTGGAGGCGGAGATGGGTTCGGTGGGTTCTGGAGGAGGCTTTTGTTTGGGTCGCAGACGGCCATGGCGGACGAGCCACAGTCCCAAGAGTGGGACTCGCATGGGTTACCAGCCAACATTGTGGTTCAGCTCAACAAGCTCAGTGGATTCAAGAAATACAAGGTCTCAGagatctttttctttgatcGGAGACGGTGGACCACAGTGGGCAGCGATGACTCGTTCTTCGAGATGGTGTCTTTGAGAGCTGGATCGGTTTACACCAAAGCCCAGTTGCAGAAAGAGCTAGAGTCTTTAGCCAATTGTGGTATGTTCGAGAAGGTCGACTTGGAAGGCAAAACCAACCCAGATGGGACTTTGGGTGTGACGATTTCGTTTACAGAGAGTACATGGCAGTCGGCTGATAAGTTTCGATGCATCAATGTGGGTCTAATGCCGCAGTCCAAGCCCAGCGAAATGGACCCGGATATGACCGATAAGGAAAAACTCGAGTATTTTAGGAACCAAGAGAAGGATTATAAGAGAAGGATTGATAGGGCGAGGCCCTGTTTGTTGCCAGCGCCTGTGCAGAGAGAGGTGTTGCTGATGTTGAGAGAACAAGGGAAAGTGAGTGCTAGGCTGTTGCAGAAGATAAGGGACCGGGTTCAGAAGTGGTACCAGGATGAAGGGTATGCATGTGCCCAGGTTGTGAATTTTGGGAACTTGAACACCAAGGAGGTGGTATGTGAAGTTGTAGAAGGGGATATTACGCAGCTGCTTATTCAGTTCCAGGATAAACTTGGGAATTTTGTCGAAGGGAACACGCAGATCCCCGTGTTGAAGAGAGAATTGCCCAGACAG CTTCGACCAGGTTATGTTTTTAACATAGAAGCTGGGAAACAAGCTCTGAGGAACATAAACTCCCtatctttgttttcaaacatTGAAGTGAACCCACGGCCTGACGAGAAGAATGAAGGAGGGATAATTGTTGAAATAAAGCTTAAAGAACTAGAACAGAAGACAGCTGAAGTGAACACTGAGTGGAGCATTGTTCCTGGACGTGGAGGTTATCCCACTTTG GCTTCACTGCAGCCTGGTGGAACTGTTACATTTGAACATAGGAATCTCAATGGACTCAATAGATCTATTCTTGGGACAGTAAACACCACCAACTTCTGTAATCCTCAG GACGATCTTGCTTTTAAGCTTGAGTACGTGCATCCATATCTGGATGGCGTGTACAATCCACGCAATCGTACTCTCCGTGTAAGCTGCTTCAACAGCCGAAAACTGAGTCCAGTCTTCACTGGTGGGCCAGGGGCTGATGAAGTTCCCCCTATATGGGTTGATCGAGCTGGCGTTAAGGCTAATATAACAGAG AATTTCACCCGTCAAAGCAAATTCACTTATGGACTTGTAATGGAAGAGATAACTACACGCGATGAACGCAGTCATATCTGTTCAAATGGCCAAAGAGTGTTGCCCAGTGGAGGAGTCAGTGAAGATGGACCTCCAACAACTCTCAGCGGCACAGGCATTGACCGTGTGGCATTTTTACAATCAAATATCACTCGCGATAACACCAAGTTTGTGAATGGAGCTATAGTTGGTCAGAGGAATGTGTTTCAG GTCGACCAGGGCCTTGGTGTCGGCAGCAAGTTTCCATTCTTCAACCGTCACCAGCTAACATTAACAAGATTTTTCCAGCTGAAGGAAGTCGAGGAAGGTGCTGGtaaaccaccaccacctgtGCTTGTACTTCATGGGCACTACGGTGGCTGTGTGGGAGACCTCCCAAGTTATGATGCCTTTACCCTTGGGGGTCCATATTCTGTGAGGGGTTACAGCATGGGTGAGATAGGCGCAGCTAGAAACATCCTTGAG CTTGCAGCCGAGCTACGGATACCTGTGAAAGGAACACATGTGTATGCATTTGCAGAACATGGAAATGATCTAGGAAGTTCCAAGGACGTCAAGGGTAACCCAACAGAGGTATACAGGCGAATGGGTCATGGGTCAGCATATGGTGTTGGAGTCAAGATAGGTCTAGTAAGAGCTGAGTATGCTGTCGATCATAACTCCGGCTCAGGTGCAGTATTCTTCCGATTCGGTGAGAGATTTTGA
- the LOC117632588 gene encoding chaperone protein DnaJ isoform X2, protein MHGLALPLTPHPQPHTLFFFNLSSTSRSLLYLQNRPKTSIPIFGKADLNLLVFSSRSSTPSFSNFNRKRGRFVTLLRASRRESPYQVLGVSPSATNDEIKRAYRKLALKYHPDVNKEANAQEKFMRIKHAYNTLLSSKSRGKYDSNFGSDYSFSSSQRSQSKNSQDEEDFYGFEDFFKDLQEEFQNWEASASSQGKPKSLWEELGEIGEEFVEFLEKELNITDPEVEENNNKEGNPFRSSGTQRTGSGNQNEAGKGSSIEENIDEIEATLAQLKKELGL, encoded by the exons ATGCATGGATTGGCTCTGCCTCTAACACCACATCCACAGCCACAcaccctcttcttcttcaacctctCTTCGACTTCAAGATCTCTGCTTTACCTACAAAACCGACCCAAAACTTCGATACCCATTTTCGGAAAAGCTGACTTGAACCTCCTCGTGTTCTCTTCTCGGTCTTCCACTCCAAGTTTCTCCAATTTCAATAGGAAAAGAGGGCGCTTTGTTACCCTTTTGAGAGCGAGCCGCAGAGAGTCTCCTTACCAAGTTTTGGGTGTGTCTCCTTCTGCAACTAACGATGAGATCAAAAGGGCTTATCGGAAACTTGCTCTTAAGTATCATCCTGATGTTAATAAGGAG GCAAATGCTCAGGAGAAATTTATGAGGATTAAACATGCCTATAATACATTGTTGAGTTCTAAATCTCGGGGAAAATATGACTCGAATTTCGGATCTGACtattccttttcttcttctcaaagaagccaaagtaAGAACTCtcaagatgaagaagatttTTATGGATTCG AGGACTTCTTTAAAGACCTTCAAGAAGAATTCCAGAACTGGGAAGCAAGCGCTTCTTCACAAGGAAAACCGAAGAGTCTATGGGAGGAATTGGGA GAGATTGGAGAAGAATTTGTGGAATTTCTTGAGAAAGAACTCAACATAACGGATCCagaagttgaagaaaataacaataagGAAGGCAATCCTTTCAGAAGTTCTGGGACACAGAGAACTGGAAGTGGTAATCAAAATGAAGCCGGTAAGGGGAGCAGCATCGAGGAGAATATTGACGAGATAGAAGCTACTCTTGCCCAGTTAAAAAAGGAATTGGGATTATAG